A stretch of DNA from Candidatus Methylomirabilota bacterium:
AGACGGCCCGAGGGCGACGTGCGCCGCGCGGTGGCGGAGGCGCTCCAGCTCACGGGGCTCGAAGGGCTGGAGCACCGCGCCCCGGCCGGGCTCTCGGGGGGCCAGCAGCAGCGGGTGGCCGTGGCCCGGGCCCTCGCGCTCCGGCCCAAGGTGCTGCTCTTCGACGAGCCCCTGTCGAACCTGGACGCCAAGCTCCGCAAGCGCATGCGCGGGGAGATCCGGGCGCTTCAGCAGCGGCTCGGCATCACCGCGCTCTACGTGACTCACGATCAGGCCGAGGCCCTGGCGATCTCCGACCGGGTCGCCGTGATGGACCGGGGGCGCATCCAGCAGCTCGGGCCGGCCGCCGACATCTACAGCCGGCCGGCGACGCGCTTCGTCGCCGACTTCGTCGGCGAGGCGAATTTCCTGCCGGCGCGGATCGTGGGGCTCGACGGGGCACGGGTGCGTGTCGAGGCCGGGCCGCTCCGGGTGACCCTGGACGCCGGTCCTGGCGCGCCCGGTCCGGCGATCCTGGTCGTCCGGCCGGAGACGATCCGGATCACCGCGGCCGGGGCCGACGCGCCGCCGGCCGCGGCGCTGGCCGGCCGGATCGAGCGCACGGCCTACCTCGGCGGCACGGCGGAGTACCTCGTGGCGACCGCCGTCGGCCCGGTCGCCGTGACCGACGCGCTGATGGCGGACGGCCTCCTGGCGGCGGGGGCGGCGGTCTGGCTGACGGTCCTCCCCCGGGGGCTGGCCCTCTTGCCGCCGGACGAAGCCGTCCGCGCCTGATATGATGCGGCGATCATGAGGGGGCTCCGGCCCGAGACGGTGGTCGCCGTTCGGGCGGCGCAGGCCGCCGGACGGATCCTGATGGCCCACTTGGGGCGTGTCCGCCGCGTCCGCCACAAGGGGCCGGCGGACCTCGTCACGCCCGTCGACCTCGCCGCCGAACGCTGTATCATCGGGCTGCTGTCGGCCCGGTTCCCGGCCCTCGGATTCCTGGGGGAAGAAGGCGGGCGCCGGGGCCCGGCCGGCGACGACCACTGGATCGTGGACCCACTCGACGGCACCACGGCCTTCGTCCACGGGCTGCCGACCTTCGCCGTCTGCATCGCGCTGGCGCGCGGGGGTCGCCTCGAGACGGGGGTGACCTTGCTGCCGCGCCTCGGCGAGCTCTTCGTCGCCGAGCGGGGGCGCGGGGCGTTTCTGAACGGCCGGCGGATCCGCGTTTCGCGCCGGGCCCGGCTGGGGGACGCCCTGCTGATCCTGTGGCACGATCACTCGGTGTGGGCGAACCGGCCGCTCCGGGAGCGGCTGGCCTCGGTGGCCCGCCGGGCGCGGGCCGTCCGGAGCGAGGGGGCGGGGTATGCCCTGGCCTGCGTGGCGGCGGGCCGGGCCGATGCGTACTGGGAGCAGAGCGCGGAGCCCTGGGACATGGCGGCGGGAGCGCTGCTGGTCGCCGAGGCCGGGGGGCGCGTGACCGACGACCGTGGTCGCCCGCTTCGCCTCGCGCAGAAGACGATCCTGGCCACCAACGGCCGGCTCCACGAGCGGCTGCTGCGCCGGCTCGACCCGAAAGGACGCGAGCGATAGCCGGCGCGACGCGACACGTCGGCGATTCACAACCTCGGAGACGGAGGAGGGACACGATGAGCAGGCGGATCTCGGGTGCGATCGGGCTCTCGGTCACGCTGGCCCTGGGGCTGACCCTCGCTGCCGGCCCGGCACCGGCGGCGGAGCCGACCGAGCTCGTCCTGGCCGACAGCCAGTCGGGGGCGAACTTCCAGGCGTACTGGCAGAAGTACGTGATTCCGTCGATCCGGCAGGCTCTGGGCGTGAACGTCCGGTACCTCGTCACGAGCGACGCCGAGCAGGTCCAGAAGGCCAAGGCCTGGAGGCCGGGCCAGGGTGACGTCCACATCCTGTTCCCCAAGTCGATCGCGACGTGGGTCACCTCGGGCGTTCCCCTCGAGACGCTCACCCCGGCCCGCGTCGCCAACCTGGCCCGGATCGACCCGCGCTTCCTCAAGTCCGACGAGGGGGTGGATCTCCAGGGGAAGGGCGCGCTCTACTGGCGGACGTCCTACGCCCTCATCTACAACAGCCAGTTCATCAAGGCCCCGCCAAGGTCCTGGAAGGAGTTCTACGACCGCCGGGCGGAGTTCAAGGGCCACATCGGGATGGTGCGACCCGACGCCAAGTCGAGCTCGGGCTGGCGTCAGCGTTACGTCTTCCTGCACGCCTTCCTGAAGGAGAAGATGGCCACGCCGATGGCCGAGCTGGAGAAGGATCCGGCCTGGGCCGACGCCTGGGCCAAGCTCAAGGACTTCACCCGGTACGCCAAGCTCCCGCTGCCGGCCGAGCCGCCGAACCTCTTCGAGGACTTCAACGGGGGTGAGACCTGGATCTCGCTCTACGCCCAGGACTACGCGCTCTGGTCCGCGCGCCAGGGGACGATGCCGCCGACCATCAAGGCGGTGTACCCGGAGGAGGGCGCCGACGAGATCGGGACGGCGTACCTGGCCGTGCCGGCCAACATTCCCGCCGAGCACAAGGCGGTGGCCCTCCGGGTCATCAACTATCTCCTGTCCGACGATCAGCAGATCCGCCTGCTGAGCACCATGTGGCAGTACCCCGGGACGGAGATCAGCGAGCAGGCGCCGCCCATCGTGTGGGAGATCGTCCCCAAGCTCGACGTGCTGATGCGGACCGCGATCCCCCGCGAGCGGATCCGGAAGGACATCATCGACTACCTCAAGAAGAACGCCAAGGAGCTGGTTCCCTAGGGTGACGGCGGGACTCCATGACGCCCCGCTGGCGCGCGCACGCGCTCACGCTGCTCCTGCTGCTCCCGGCCCTGGCCGGGTTCTTCGGGCTGTTCTTCTACCCCATGCTGCTCACCGTGTTGCTGAGCTTCCGCCCCGAGGGCGCCGAGACCGGGTGGACCCTCCAGAACTACGCTCAGTTCCTGAGCGACCCGAATGGGCACGAGGTCCTCGTCCTCACGTTCCTCCTGGCCCTGGGCGCCACCGCGGCGTCGGTGGTCCTGAGCGTGCCCCTGGCCCTGATCCTCCGCCAGAAGGTGCGGGGCCACGCCTTCTTCCGCCTGATCGTGCTGGTGCCGCTGGTGGTCCCGGGCCTCATCGGCGCCCTGGGCCTCCTGATCTTCTGGGGCCCCCGCGGGTGGGTCAATCTCTTCTTGACGCAGTGGGTGCCGTTCGTCGAGCGGCCGCTCGCCGTGAACTACACCGTCCCCGGCCTGATCCTCTTCTACCTCTGGCTCTACTTCCCGTACACGTGCGTGACCACGCTCTCTGCGTTGGAGAGCCTGGACCGGAGCATCGAGGAGGCGGGGGAGGTGGTCGGGGCTACCCGCTGGCAGGTCCTCCGCCACATCGTCCTGCCGCTCGTCAAGCCCGGGATCCTGGCCGGCTCCGTGCTGACGTTCATGGCGGCCTTCGGGGCCTTCAGCGTCCCGTTGATCGCCGGCGGCAACCACCGTCCGCTGGCGGTCGAGATCTACAAGCAGATCTCGGTGCCCATCCCGGCCCGCTGGTCGGCCGCCAGCGCCATCGCCGTCGTCATGGGCGCCGCTCAGGTCGCGTTCCTGACCCTCTACATGCGCGCCGTGCGCCGGCCGGGCGGCGTCCCGGGGCGGCCGTGACGCTCGCCCGCGCCTATGCCCGCGGGATGTGGGAGGAGCGCCACGTCCTCGGCTACACGCTCCTCCTGAGCCTTACCCTGTTCATCGTGGCCCCGTTCCTGATGATCGCGCTGCGCTCGGTGGGCAAGGGGTGGTTCGGCAAGCTCTGGCTTCCGCCGAGCCTGACCCTCGAGTGGTACCGATGGGCGATCGAGGTCGGCAACATCCCGGAAGTCATGAAGAACACCGTGATCATCGGGGTGATCGCGGTCGCCATCAGCACCACCATCGGCGTCTTCGCCGGCTGGGCGTTCGGCCGGCGCCAGCTGCCGGGTCGGGAGCTCTGCCTGGCGCTCCTCCTGCTGCCCCAGATGATCCCCTCGATCACCTATGCGCTCGGGGTGGCCCAAACCTTCTACGCGCTCGAGCTGGTGGACACCCACCTCGGGGTGGCGCTCGCTCACGTCTCGGTGTGCGCGCCCTATGCGATCCTGGTCCTGTCGGCGACCTTCGAGCGACTCGACGAGCGGATTCTGGAGGCGGCCAGCGTCTGCGGGGCGAACGCCGCGACGAGCTTCGTCCACGTGATCCTGCCGCTCATCATGCCGGGGATCCTGGCCTCGATGATTTTCACCTTCACCCACTCGTACAACGAGTTCACGCTCACCCTCCTCACCTACGGACCCCACACGGTGACGCTGCCCGTGCGGACCTATCTGGCCGTCGGTGACGGCTACTGGGAGATCACGAGCGCCATGGCGGTGATCATGGTCGTCCCCTCGCTCGTGATCCTCGCGCTCATCCAGCGCCGGGCCCAGCCCGAGAAGCTCATCGGCGGCTTCAAGGGCGTGTGAGGACCGGCGGCGGCCGCCGACGCTATAATCGTCCGGGAGCCTCAGGCATGGACGCCGAGCGCCTCGAAGAGATTGCCCGCCGGTACGGTATCCGGCTGTTGCTGATGTTCGGCTCAGCCGTGTCGGGTCCCCTGCATGCCCGGAGCGACGTCGACTTGGCGGTGTGGCTCGATCGCTCGCCCCTCTCGCTCCGGGGTCACGCGGACCTGCTCGGCGAGCTCCAGAAGCTTTACCCGGATCGGGAAGTCGACCTGGCCGTGATCAACCGCGCCGACCCGCTCTTCCTGAAAAAGATCACCGAGCGGTGCCGGCTCCTCCACGGCTCGGCCCTCGACCTCGCCGAGCTCAAGATCTACGCTTTCAAGCGCTATCAGGATCACCGGCGGTACCTCGCACTCGAGCGAGCCTACGTCGCCCGCGCCCTGCGTGGGCTGGCGGCCCCGTGATCGACGCCGAGCTGGTGACGCGGAAAATGGTCCTCATCACGCGCGACCTGACCGCGCTCGATCCAATCGCGCGGAAGGACATCACGGACTATCTCGCGAGCGGCGTTGACGAGGTGGTCGCCGAACGCTATCTCGAGCGCATCATCGGCCGGATGATCGACATCAACTATCACCTCATCACGGAAACGGGGCACGCGCCTCCGACCGACTACTTCCAGTCGTTCACGCAGCTGGCGGAGCTGAGGGTCCTGGACCGCGCGTTCGCGGCCCGGATCGCCGCCTGCGCCGGACTCCGTAACCGACTCGTCCACGAGTACAACGAGCTCGACCCCCGGAAGGTGCACGAGGCGCTCCAGACCGCGGTAGGGGACATTCCCGTGTACTTGCAGCGCGTCAACGAATACCTCAGCCGTGCCGGTTCCTGACGAAGGCGGCGAAGCCGGCGGACGGACCGGGGAACCGGGAATGGGGTCGTGACCGCTCGGAAACCCGTCCGCGGGGTCGGACGCCGGCTCGCGAGGCAGCCGGGGTTCGGGGCGTAGCCCCGATGGATCGGTCCGACACGATGATCGAGTTCCGGGAGGTGACGAAACGGTACGGGAGCCTCGTCGCCAACGACCGCCTCTCCCTGGCGGTCCGCCGGGGCGAGCTGATGACGCTCCTCGGCCCATCGGGGTGTGGCAAGACCACCGCGCTCCGCACGCTCACCGGCCACGTGCGGCCCGACGAGGGGCGCGTCTTCATCGACGGCCGGGACGTGACGAGCGTGCCCACTCACCAGCGGGAGCTCGGCATGGTCTTCCAGAACTTCGCCCTCTTCCCGCACATGACGGTTCGAGACAACGTCGGGTTCCCGCTCATGATCCGGAGTCTCGCCAGGGCGGAGCGAGGCGAGCGGGTGACCGAGGCACTCCGGCTGGTGCGCCTCGAGGGATACGAGGGACACTACCCGCGCCAGCTCTCGGGCGGGCAGCAGCAGCGGGTCGGGCTGGCCCGCGCCCTCGTCTACCGACCGAAGGTGCTCCTGCTCGACGAGCCCCTGTCGAACCTCGACGCCAAGCTCCGGGAGGAGATGCGCTTCGAGATCAAGGAGGTGGTCACGCGCCTCGGCATCACCGCGGTGTACGTGACCCACGACCAGGAGGAGGCCCTCGCCCTCTCCGACCGGGTCGCCATCATGAACCGGGGCCGCCTCGAGCAGGTGGGGACGCCGGAGGAGATCTACGCGGCGCCCCACTCCCGCTTCGTCGCCGAGTTCGTCGGTCTCTCGAACTTCCTCGAGGGCCGTGTGGAGGCCACGGATGGCGACTGTATGGTGGTCAACGTCGGCGGCCTGCCAGTCACGATCCCCGTGCCACCGCCAGCCACGCCGGGCCAGGCGGTGTTGCTCTTCGTGCGCCCCAACGAGATCGAGCTCTTGCCGCCCGGCACGCCGATCGCCGGCCCCGTCGTCGAGGCGCGCGTGGACAAGGCCACCTACCTGGGGGACAAGATGGACTACCGCCTGACGCTCCCGGGCGGGCTCGTGCTGCGGGTTCAAAGCGACGCCCAGCGCCGCTTCGCGCCGGGCGCGGCGGTGCGCGTGCGCCTGCCGCGGGCCCGCGGCTGGGCCGTCGCCGACCCCGCGCGCTGAGGAGACCGGCATGACAGGAGAGGACCAGACCCGGCTCGGGCATCTCACCAAGGACGAGTTCGCGGCCGCGCTGGCCGAGGGGCGGTGGCTGCTCCTCCCGTTCGGCGCCGTGGAGGCGCACGGCCCGCACCTGCCGCTCTCGACCGACCTGATCCAGGCCGAGCACGTCTGCGCCGCGGTCGCGGCCCGCGTGCGGGGCCTGTGGGCGCCGGGCCTGCCCTACGGGATCTGCCGGACGAT
This window harbors:
- a CDS encoding ABC transporter ATP-binding protein; its protein translation is GRVFIGDEDVTELPPYARDVSMVFQGYALFPHLTVFENVAYGLRILRRPEGDVRRAVAEALQLTGLEGLEHRAPAGLSGGQQQRVAVARALALRPKVLLFDEPLSNLDAKLRKRMRGEIRALQQRLGITALYVTHDQAEALAISDRVAVMDRGRIQQLGPAADIYSRPATRFVADFVGEANFLPARIVGLDGARVRVEAGPLRVTLDAGPGAPGPAILVVRPETIRITAAGADAPPAAALAGRIERTAYLGGTAEYLVATAVGPVAVTDALMADGLLAAGAAVWLTVLPRGLALLPPDEAVRA
- a CDS encoding inositol monophosphatase family protein → MRGLRPETVVAVRAAQAAGRILMAHLGRVRRVRHKGPADLVTPVDLAAERCIIGLLSARFPALGFLGEEGGRRGPAGDDHWIVDPLDGTTAFVHGLPTFAVCIALARGGRLETGVTLLPRLGELFVAERGRGAFLNGRRIRVSRRARLGDALLILWHDHSVWANRPLRERLASVARRARAVRSEGAGYALACVAAGRADAYWEQSAEPWDMAAGALLVAEAGGRVTDDRGRPLRLAQKTILATNGRLHERLLRRLDPKGRER
- a CDS encoding extracellular solute-binding protein; protein product: MSRRISGAIGLSVTLALGLTLAAGPAPAAEPTELVLADSQSGANFQAYWQKYVIPSIRQALGVNVRYLVTSDAEQVQKAKAWRPGQGDVHILFPKSIATWVTSGVPLETLTPARVANLARIDPRFLKSDEGVDLQGKGALYWRTSYALIYNSQFIKAPPRSWKEFYDRRAEFKGHIGMVRPDAKSSSGWRQRYVFLHAFLKEKMATPMAELEKDPAWADAWAKLKDFTRYAKLPLPAEPPNLFEDFNGGETWISLYAQDYALWSARQGTMPPTIKAVYPEEGADEIGTAYLAVPANIPAEHKAVALRVINYLLSDDQQIRLLSTMWQYPGTEISEQAPPIVWEIVPKLDVLMRTAIPRERIRKDIIDYLKKNAKELVP
- a CDS encoding ABC transporter permease → MTPRWRAHALTLLLLLPALAGFFGLFFYPMLLTVLLSFRPEGAETGWTLQNYAQFLSDPNGHEVLVLTFLLALGATAASVVLSVPLALILRQKVRGHAFFRLIVLVPLVVPGLIGALGLLIFWGPRGWVNLFLTQWVPFVERPLAVNYTVPGLILFYLWLYFPYTCVTTLSALESLDRSIEEAGEVVGATRWQVLRHIVLPLVKPGILAGSVLTFMAAFGAFSVPLIAGGNHRPLAVEIYKQISVPIPARWSAASAIAVVMGAAQVAFLTLYMRAVRRPGGVPGRP
- a CDS encoding ABC transporter permease — translated: MTLARAYARGMWEERHVLGYTLLLSLTLFIVAPFLMIALRSVGKGWFGKLWLPPSLTLEWYRWAIEVGNIPEVMKNTVIIGVIAVAISTTIGVFAGWAFGRRQLPGRELCLALLLLPQMIPSITYALGVAQTFYALELVDTHLGVALAHVSVCAPYAILVLSATFERLDERILEAASVCGANAATSFVHVILPLIMPGILASMIFTFTHSYNEFTLTLLTYGPHTVTLPVRTYLAVGDGYWEITSAMAVIMVVPSLVILALIQRRAQPEKLIGGFKGV
- a CDS encoding nucleotidyltransferase domain-containing protein, with product MDAERLEEIARRYGIRLLLMFGSAVSGPLHARSDVDLAVWLDRSPLSLRGHADLLGELQKLYPDREVDLAVINRADPLFLKKITERCRLLHGSALDLAELKIYAFKRYQDHRRYLALERAYVARALRGLAAP
- a CDS encoding HepT-like ribonuclease domain-containing protein encodes the protein MIDAELVTRKMVLITRDLTALDPIARKDITDYLASGVDEVVAERYLERIIGRMIDINYHLITETGHAPPTDYFQSFTQLAELRVLDRAFAARIAACAGLRNRLVHEYNELDPRKVHEALQTAVGDIPVYLQRVNEYLSRAGS
- a CDS encoding ABC transporter ATP-binding protein; the protein is MDRSDTMIEFREVTKRYGSLVANDRLSLAVRRGELMTLLGPSGCGKTTALRTLTGHVRPDEGRVFIDGRDVTSVPTHQRELGMVFQNFALFPHMTVRDNVGFPLMIRSLARAERGERVTEALRLVRLEGYEGHYPRQLSGGQQQRVGLARALVYRPKVLLLDEPLSNLDAKLREEMRFEIKEVVTRLGITAVYVTHDQEEALALSDRVAIMNRGRLEQVGTPEEIYAAPHSRFVAEFVGLSNFLEGRVEATDGDCMVVNVGGLPVTIPVPPPATPGQAVLLFVRPNEIELLPPGTPIAGPVVEARVDKATYLGDKMDYRLTLPGGLVLRVQSDAQRRFAPGAAVRVRLPRARGWAVADPAR